The Rhinopithecus roxellana isolate Shanxi Qingling chromosome 13, ASM756505v1, whole genome shotgun sequence genome contains a region encoding:
- the MAFF gene encoding transcription factor MafF produces MSVDPLSSKALKIKRELSENTPHLSDEALMGLSVRELNRHLRGLSAEEVTRLKQRRRTLKNRGYAASCRVKRVCQKEELQKQKSELEREVDKLARENAAMRLELDALRGKCEALQGFARSVAAARGPTTLVAPASVITIVKSTPGSGSGPAPGADPAHGPASCS; encoded by the exons ATGTCTGTGGATCCCCTATCCAGCAAAGCCCTAAAG ATCAAGCGAGAGCTGAGTGAGAACACGCCGCACCTGTCGGACGAGGCGCTGATGGGGCTGTCGGTGCGCGAGCTGAACCGGCACCTGCGCGGGCTCTCGGCCGAAGAGGTGACACGGCTCAAGCAGCGGCGCCGCACACTCAAAAACCGCGGCTACGCCGCCAGCTGCCGCGTGAAGCGCGTGTGCCAAAAGGAGGAGCTGCAGAAGCAGAAGTCGGAGCTGGAGCGCGAGGTGGACAAGCTGGCGCGCGAGAATGCCGCCATGCGCCTGGAGCTCGACGCGCTGCGCGGCAAGTGCGAGGCACTGCAGGGCTTCGCGCGCTCAGTGGCCGCAGCCCGCGGGCCCACCACGCTCGTGGCGCCAGCCAGCGTCATCACCATCGTCAAGTCCACCCCGGGCTCGGGGTCTGGCCCCGCGCCCGGAGCGGACCCCGCCCACGGCCCGGCCTCTTGCTCCTAG